Sequence from the Nilaparvata lugens isolate BPH chromosome 10, ASM1435652v1, whole genome shotgun sequence genome:
CATCTATAAGCAGCATAACAATATTGCATGCAATGTGGGAAGATTGAAACAATCTAACAGAGTTTGAAGGTGTGGAAATAATCATTTTAACCtctataatttcaatatttatataccggtttttcaaaaagaatgacccaatttcaaacagttataattatgttgaaaaatgGAGCAAACAATAATCATTTTAACCtctataatttcaatatttatataccgggtgtttcaaaaagaatgacccaattttaaacagttatattcatcttgaaaaatggagcacacaaaccaattttacatcaaattactcacacaagtatcaagtttatgatggtGTATTATAAGTgctctatgtgccctccttttgaggctcggacgacatctacacggtagccaaattcatcccagactgttcgcaagttgtcttctcggactgttgctactgcatcagttatcctggtttttagctcctcaatatcaagtgctaagggaggaacaacgtttaagatcgtgtttatgttcctcccttagcactcgatattgaggagctaaaaaccaggataactgatgcagtagcaacagtccgagaagacaacttgcgaacagtctgggatgaatttggctaccgtgtagatgtcgtccgagcctcaaaaggagggcacatagagcACTTATAATACACCATCATAAACGTGATACTtgtgtgagtaatttgatgtaaaattggtttgtgtgcaccattttttaaaataaatataactgtttgaaatttggtcattctttttgaaactacAAACTAGTTTATCCAAACTAACAGTCCATGTTAATAAATCttcatataataaaattagtagaattgatggtgatgtgaaatctctccataataagaaaacaaagatattgtcaaatttcactttaatatattagttataatattatagtgaaatttgacaatacctttgttttcttattattcttcatatAATATAGGAAATATCCAAAGTTCATAAATATACATTGGAATAGCAATGATACACTCTAGTTAATGTCGTTATCAGTGCTCCAGAAATAGGATTATTTCAACTTGGTTGAGTTGACAGTTTTTATAGTGTTGGATAAATTGAATGTGACACGAATCATGGTTAATAACTTGAAGCTTATCAATAATAGCACTGCTTCAATTTTTATAGATCTTTGATTGTGCCAGAATAGCTAGACTCTACTACTATTTTTAATAGTTGATGCTGATAGTAGAGGCCATATTGATCTCAGTATCGCTGAAATCTATTTCAAGAAATTCACATCCGTAATAatttatagtaggcctacttacccaatttattcatttaatgaataatgaatttattgccaaatacaagaaatatttttacaaataaaataatcattaaattacaatagtttatggcgtgactggaaaaagaagcctaaGTATTTAAGTTTAAATAATATAGcaatggaaattatatggaacAACAACTGGTTCAAACTGTTTcctcattttttaattaatccAATCTGGTTACTTGAAAGATTTAtcaaatatgataattattagtaTCCTTTTGAATTGAGACATGACTAGAATCTGATATTTTATCCTGTAATAATGTGTtaaataattactagtagttctgtgaacagtagacctcacgcagtattctcatccacaagtacctgattgaaactatagaccttatggaaatacagcaatagactggcttctccacacatctgtgtaatcacttgtcaactgattcatgatgaataattctatagtctgatttttacggtaatattggcgtatgaaggaggctcctttttccttttatattacacttgatatgcaaaattttcaaaaaccttgtatgtacgtggacgcgcaattaaaagaggaacatacctgtcaaatttcatgataatctattaccgcgtttcgccgtaaatgcgcaacagataaacatttaaacgttaagagaaatgccaaactcgacttgaatcttagacctcacttcgctcggtcaactagtgATATTCTACAAAGTAATATGTTCCTTAAGAATTTACAGAAAATCATAAATTATCATTCTGTTCAGGGTCTATACATGAATACAGCAGCacaatatattatgatataaataaaaatttataaccggtttcggttgttacaccattgtatcagagattgacaatggtgtgacAACTAGTACACCTTTATTTTCTGCTGTGATACGTCTAGTTTTAGATATTTATCCAattatcaagttgaataaaaagactaaaaaattgtcaataaccacagatttattgatagaaagatcggtttcggttgttacaccattgtcaatctctgatacaatggtgtaacaaccgaaaccgctctttctaactatcaataaatctgtggtttttgataattttttagtctttttattcaacttgataatTGGATAAATACCTCAAACTAGACGTGTCACAGCAGAAAATAAAGGTGTACTAGTGGttcaatatgataaataataaattctctctTCATAGAAATGAATATGCATAAAttctttttcataatatattctcttgcataataaattctctttcataataaattatatttttcaagtggTCTGTGATGTAATGATTTATTCTCCAAACTTCCCCAAAGCAGTTTAAACAAATGATCTTGTAGAAAATTGATTAGATTGATATCCAATTATCAGACTTAGGAGATAAGGATTCAGTTGTTGTGGATTGAATTCTACTGTAATTCTGAGCAGTCTTCTCTTGGGTCGTGGTGCTGATTTGTCGCTGCCTGTCCAATCCCTTTTATAAGTTACCATGCGGTTTGACTGACTTtcgtttttgaatatttttttacaattttcgtttttgatttttttgtgcTTTACAAAATATTGACACACTAAAGTTTTAGTACAGTATTTACCTTcgaaatattgtttttaattttggTTAAAACCAACtcatgaataaaattcattagATTCATATCTAAAGACATGGTGAAACGTTTGATTGGTAAGtgtttgaatatttcaaattttcggGAGTCTCTTTGTCAAGTTTTTACTGTTTAAATTAGTTTCGGATATGTGAAAAGAAACAGGTTTAGAGGGTGGGTCAATTAATTGTAGGAATTTGAATGTCTGgtaattaaattgtattaaatatttatttgtaggCATTGAGTTACTttataaattaatgattattgaaATTGTTGGATGATCTTCAAGAATTAACAGTCCTTAAGACTCTAAAGTCTCTTAGACCCGCCGCAAAGTatacccacgctaatccacgaaaagctacccacgccgtgggatgttttgtaaaccattgctatagaattattcataatcaatcagctgacaagtgaattattcattgcatgtattacacagatgtctggagaagcctagcaatggtttacaaaacatccataatgttttataatattataaatgggCCTTATAAGCTCTGTAGATCCACTCAAGTTGAATTTAATCAGATGTATGGAATTTTGTCCATGAATGTATGAATGAGTTGTGAAGttagtaaagtaaagtaaataaCTTGTAAACTATTATCGTAATGAATAATGAAGACTTGTAAACCTATAACCTCTTTAAGATGTGGATTGAATTAACCGATACTgcttttattattaatacaataatttaagtCGTTGTAATTAGTCCTTGAAATAATACAAGGAGTGTCCTTAATTTTTATCTCTcgatcagtgcttctttgtaaaattaataaataaataaataaatgtcatTCTTCACTGTCACTATCATCGAAATATTGTAGGCAAGATCAGACATAAGATCTACCTCTCCGTTTTATTAAGAAACCCCAATGTTTTCGGAAATTGGTGTATCAAACTGTATTGTGATACTTATGAATACTGTAGTAAACTTCCCACTCGAAAATAGTCCTATAAACTCTAATTGGATGTGAATATGCTCTAATATTATTGCAAATGCATGTAAGGTGGTATGTTAAGATTATTAACAACTTAATTGGTTCTTGGATCCAAAAGTTCACAATTTTAAGGGGTAGGTGAAGGTTTCACTTAATTATAGGAAGtgaaattctaaaaaaaaaacatttttgtataGCATGCATGTTGCAAGTCTTTCAATACATGACTTGTCATTTTATATAGCCTGATATCTGGTGAATGAGGTGGCACATGTATGAAATATGTTATTCATTAACAATTCATAGATTAGTtactataaatagaaataaaaatcaaaatctaccctctttttgaattatttaatcacaatatcacttgaaaatggcatcaatgttgaaacatgttgtgattaaataattaaaaaaagggtactaagatttttaatttttatttctatttatactacaagtagccctatacagaaaagagacaattagTTACTATGTATTTCACCCATCTCTACTTAAAATAgcatttttttgttgaaaattaaaGTTCTCaaggccgtttgcacagtgaaagcttaaactgaattcgatcagctgttggcttaaCCTCAAAAtgagacacattataagaaattataCTTGATATAAAtgtaatccagtttaagatgaaatttgatttaaacTAGCACTGTACAAACGGCACTTAGAGCCGTTTGttcagtcaaagcttaaactgaattcaatcagctgttgtcttaaactcaaaatgaatcacgTTATAACAAATGATACTTAATAtgaatttaatccagtttaagatgaaatttgatttaaacGCTTGAATTTGATTTAAGTTAAATTTGATTTAAGTGCAAACGGCACTTAGAGCCGTTTGTTCAGTCAAAGCTTTAACTGAAttaaatcagctgttggcttaacctcaaaatgaatcacattataagaaatgatacttgatatgaatttaattcagtttaagatgaaatttagtttaactGGCACTTTGTGAACGGCATTTGATAACATAAAattcagaaaattattttaacatGCCGGTAACTAGAGAAATCTGTTATTTATATGTATGTAAATACATACAAATAAGATACCAATATCAAATATATACAACTGTATATAAATACAGTTTATATGTAGGAACGATGTTTTTCGCCCATATCTTCAGGGGAAACTGTTATCCCGTGTTTTGTTTATTGGTTTTAAAAgtttaatcattaaaataaatcatttaaatttaatttaatagtaTTAATCATTCAAATTCTGCGTTAGTATACAGTgatatcatagaggaaagataacATAAGCTATCTATTGTGGTATCTTCTCTCTATGGCCATATCTAGTTGGATGCCTTGGCCAATGTTTGGGGAATCATTCTAAGGAGAATGACAACGTCGTATAACTAGGTTCAGAGAGAGATAACCTGGATTTGAGAGCTGTGGAAAGCGagaaaactttgaatattagaaataaataaatatctagaAATTGAGTCCCGATTTTCATGTAAATCTAACCAGCTGACAGCTGAATCTAGACCTAGTGTTACAACGTTGCCAGCTCGTTTGGCTAAACGTCTAACTAGAGATGGCTGCAGTTTTCAGTACTGTATAGGCTATTTGTTAGAGTAGAATGATGAGGAAGGATATCTAGGTTGAATGGAATGGGAGACAccctaataataatttatttgaaagattATGACCCCATTGCACAAATGTATGTTAAATGTTAACGGTGATTAAATGGCTGTTAAATGacacgataaccaatcagatgCAGCGAAAACGAATTTAATTAGCACTTAATCACGATGTGAGTTTAACAGATTTTTTTGCAATTGGGTACAGATTAGTAACGTGACGgtacatttgaatttgaaaatacaaaactTATAGAGTTGTAGATTTATCCAAATCCAGTTGAATTCGGTTCATATAATCTTATTTCCTCACGTTATTCTCTCACCTTAAATCTTGATAAAAGAagggatgaataaataaatcttgatagggatgattataaatttaataatctgAATAACTGAATCCGGtactgaaattttaaaattctctGCAATTCTGCTAGtattttttctacaattttaatttctatcaatgaatgagtAAGTTCTCATTTATGCTCCTGTAGTTTTCTCTggtgttactgaacatcaacgTTTCGTCGCGTACTGATAACAAATTCGTAAAAACTCTTATTCCTTGTCTAGTATTTCTAATACTAGAAATACCATCaaatcagttgttattgtttacATCACTTGTAACATAAATATTACAAGTGTACTGATAtgcataatatttataatatgccTTTGTTGACAGACACTGTCATATTACTCATATTGTATTATGgatatttctcaaaaaattgtatttctcaTTATCATCTGTATTTTAATGATCAGTGTTATTTTGAGAAATACATTGACAGTTTTTGGGAATATTGCTAGTATTTGGTAGGCTAATCATAAGAATATTGAATCTAGATTATAAATTGGGTGTATGTTAAGTCCTAACTAACCAGCTTGATAAATATCACAACCGACTGCATTATCCTGTGTAAATAATTTTCCCATTTATATCTCAAAACTACATATTTGAGAGCAACATAATCAAGGTTTTTGGAGTAGGCAGTTTACGGTTTTGTTGgatttttctattgaaacaaattttggTTTATTGGTACCATAATGAAAAGGTTTTTGGAGTAAGTAGCTCACGGTTTTTGTTGTAATATAGTGaggccacgttataatagcagtggagaaagataggagaacagcgttgccgattctctgctttcTATAGATAATAGCTGATATCTGATGTAATGTTACCGttcaatcttgtttaaaataatcaattaagcttaaattttactttttgtgtagttgagagattgacaatggtgtaataaccgaaaccggtctttctaagtaccaataaatctgtggttttttgacaattttttagtctttttcattcaattcaagcttaaattttattttccaagaaaatttttttgaatgatCGATTTCTATAATTGAGATCAAAGATTTAATTGagttattatatttctatattatcaaaaacgaactggcaacgttgcagagctagaaaaggatagcgctatctgctttgttgaatgattgacaaggatagctacaccgatatcaatcaaatactgccattataacgtggacctcactacagtaatGTTGTATTTGTGATGATTAGATTACAATATAGGTTTGAGAACCTCACGATATTTGGGTTACCCTACTTTTGACTCATAATAGTAATGTTGCATCTGTGATGATTAGAGTAAGGTTCAGGTCTGAGAACTTGATTGACAATTTTTGGATTACTTTTGACTCAACAGACGGTGCCAGCAGCGGCACATCAAGTGGCAGTGAGGGGAACAAGGAGAACACCCCCTCCAAGACGGTTGGACTCTCCAGGCGTCAGAAGAAGAATTATCGCGGACGCCGTGAGGACAGCTCTTCACCCGGCACTACAGTGAAGAAGAAATCTGTCACCAGTGGTCGACTCACCAAAAGTTTGCTCAACCACGACATCAACAAACAATATGCCAAGCTTTGTTGGAAGGGCGTTTCCGGTGGGGACATGACAATCATTCACCACTTGAAGAAGCATGTCCTGAACCCCGATGACCTCCTCTGGATGGGATACCCGGTGGAAAGCTCCACGTATCCAGGCCACGCCATCGTATACAAACCAGCCTTGGACTACTCCAAGACCATCCACAACACTCACCACTACAACAGAAGCAAAAGCCCAATGAAGACAGCGGCCAGTGAGCAGTCTGATCAACCGATCATGGGGTTTGATGTGAACGCAAGGGAATTCGTGCCCAAAGTCGTCAACTATGGGACAACACTCATCAAACGGAACTCAGACCCAGACTTCAAGGCGCAGATTCCTGCAGCAACATCCCCGAAGAAGATGTGTGCCAATGAGTGCCAAGCAGCAAGGAAGTGTGTCAGGTGTGGGAAGGAGTACTTTGTCTCTCAAGATGGCAGCTATTTGACCACAGAACAATGTGTCTATCACTGGGGCAAACTGCGGACTCAGTTCGATCGCAACTCTTTATATGAGTGTTGCAAGGGGGAGCAAAATACGAAAGGCTGCACAACGGGGAAACTACATGTATGGAATGGGCTACATGAGAACTGTTTCAATCCTGTGCCTGGTTTCGTGAAGACTCGGCCCAGGAAGACACCTCTCCCGGAAAGTCTAGGTCTCAGTGTATATGCCATCGACTGTGAGATGTGCTACACCACACAAGGATTTGAACTGGCAAGGATCACCGTGGTGAGTTCTGATGGGAGACTCGTGTATGATACCTATGTCAGACCTGAGAACGAGGTAGTCGACTACAACACCCGCTTCTCCGGAATCACGGCCAATGAGATCAACAAGCAGGGCGCGTCCAAGGTTCTCCGAGAGGTCCAGAACGATTTGATGGGTTTCATCTACGCGGACACGATCCTCATTGGACATGGCGTGGAGAACGATCTAATTGCTCTAAAAATGATTCACACTACGATCATTGACACTGCGTATGTGTTCCCGCACTTCTTCGGATTGCCTTATAAGCGTTCCCTGAAGTCACTGGTGAAGTTCTGCCTGAAGCGTGAAATTCAGATGGAAGCGACTGGTCACGACAGCTTCGAGGATGCCCGTTCGTGTCTCGAGCTGATGCTGTGGAAATTGCAAGAAGACCACGCCCAATCGTCTGTCTTGTCAGCCAATAGACTGTGATAACTAACTTACTCTACTGCCAAACATTGGGACAATTCACTGCTCTTCATCATCCCACATTTAATTCCCTCTTGTGATAATCAACTATTCCAATTGTTTCTCCAACATATCACATCAGTTTCACCTGTGtatactaaaaaaaaacaattcgaCTGAAAAACTGTGTACGAGGTGGAACTAGTACTGAAGTCATGTAAAAATTACAACTATATATCATCAATGTGCCTTTTCAGTTTCACTGTGACTTAGACTGTAATCATGTTAGAATAATAACTTCCATTTTACTATTATTACAATCATAGTAATGACAAAATATTGTCAATACAAGTCGATTCATTGTTTTACTGTTACAATCGTAAAAATGACTTGAATTGACAAAATTGTCATTCGTCGAATCATTTCACTGAAATTGGCAAAATATTGTCAATACAAGTTGAATCATTTCATTGTTACATTGACAAATCATTGTCAATACAAGTCCATTCATTATTTCTATGACTAAAATTATTGACAGAACTTTGCAGTTACATTATCGAGTGAcatgtttgaataattgaaaccaGGAATGATGTTGATATTAAACCACGACTATGGTCAATTTCTTTCAACTTTCAAAACACACACTTGTATCTTGGTACGATTGTGTTTTTTATAAGCTTAAACCTAATCGATTGTAGTCGATGTATAATCTTAACAGTCTGCTAGGTTaggatttttcaatttttgtactaAGTATCTTGTGTCACAAATTGTAGCCTGCTGCTCCTACAAATCCATCcagttttgtaataatttctCACTACTTTTGATAATTGTAGTGATATATTGACTGAATTTCATTGTTCTATCATACAGCCAGACCAAATAATATCGCACACTTTTccatttttcctttcatattactTAATTTGTGTCGATATCTTATTGAAATTCACAATCATTACCACCAGATTTACGTTGTGATGAACGTTTTCTATGAATGAATGTAGTTCCTATGTAATTGAATAAGACTTGATTGTTATTGTCGGGTAGAAATATTTTGGTAATAATACTTTTCGTGTATGATACTGCTATCTTAATAtgtatgtaatatttataaatattattcaaatgttgaaTTACTGGGAATATTGCTTCGTATTCCATGACATTCTGAATAATATGCATGTGGACGAAATATTGGTAACAGATCATAGTATGTATTCAAATATGAGTGACTAGAATTTTGTCTGacttataatatttgaaataatctaaTACTTCCAATACCAGTCCAATTATTTCTACAATCtacttataaaataattttagataTAAGAAGcgtatatttttaatgttaataGAATGAACAAATTGATTAAtctaattgaatttgataattattaaactttGGGTTTCCCAGAACTAATGTCAGTAGGCTGAAACTAAACTCATGATATAATTTTGGTGTGTGTTAATTTTATGTAGGATTCAAGAATATCGCAAGATGATCTCatgataaaaacttgaaaataaacgAATATATTCTTAAATCTTATGTAATATCCACGagttttaattttcataataatggaTGGCTTTATCGAGACATAAAATTTTATCCATTAGagtaaaataatcataatattgtgTAATTTGTAAACTAAATAATGTGTAGTCATTCAATTATGATTCTAAACTttctaattattcattattttctgagTTATTGATATTGTTTGTAGATTaagttttgtattgtttttctattacTGTTAGTCTGTTCTACCAATAATTGATGTATTGCAGCAAGTAATTAACTTGAATCATACAATATTCGAAAGTATTATTATCAAGATGAGCCCTGTTTTTGTTTACAAGTGTTGTATTATTTTGATCGTCTTTTCTACTGTCAATATGTCAacaaatttttgataaaaaatgtcGAAAACTGATTGTGATGATATAGGGAACAATCGAATTGATATGTGAGGATgactattaaaattgaaatgttcGATGAGGTGCAAAAATagttgtatttatttgaaaccCTATCTGAAGCTAATGTTCTGACTGATATTCTACTATCAGCTTGAAAAAATAGTTTGGTccgtaaaattgataataaaaatggTAAAAGATATGAAGACTTCATCCCAATTATTGAGGATATCATTCATAAAGGTTAACAGGTAATGTTGAAAGATTGACAGGTTAATATCTGAAGCTAGTGTTCTGACAGGTATTCTAGAAAACATAGTTTGGtttgtaaaattgataataaaaatggTAAAATATATGAAGACTTCATCCCAATTATTGAGGATATCATTCATAAAGGTTAACAGGTTAATGTTGAAAGATTGACAGGTTAATATCTGAAGCTAGTGTTCTGACAGGTATTCTAGAAAACATAGTTTGGtttgtaaaattgataataaaaatggTAAAATATATGAAGACTTCATCCCAATTATTGAGGATATCATTCAT
This genomic interval carries:
- the LOC111060330 gene encoding RNA exonuclease 3-like isoform X5, which produces MTGSLEGEQSASGKQVHAHTQDVQHANGAGNARRKQQHKQQQQQMRNTGGASKQPTNFSHPLLMTQLKGHGGAVLDMDFSPNGRFLATCADDGASSGTSSGSEGNKENTPSKTVGLSRRQKKNYRGRREDSSSPGTTVKKKSVTSGRLTKSLLNHDINKQYAKLCWKGVSGGDMTIIHHLKKHVLNPDDLLWMGYPVESSTYPGHAIVYKPALDYSKTIHNTHHYNRSKSPMKTAASEQSDQPIMGFDVNAREFVPKVVNYGTTLIKRNSDPDFKAQIPAATSPKKMCANECQAARKCVRCGKEYFVSQDGSYLTTEQCVYHWGKLRTQFDRNSLYECCKGEQNTKGCTTGKLHVWNGLHENCFNPVPGFVKTRPRKTPLPESLGLSVYAIDCEMCYTTQGFELARITVVSSDGRLVYDTYVRPENEVVDYNTRFSGITANEINKQGASKVLREVQNDLMGFIYADTILIGHGVENDLIALKMIHTTIIDTAYVFPHFFGLPYKRSLKSLVKFCLKREIQMEATGHDSFEDARSCLELMLWKLQEDHAQSSVLSANRL
- the LOC111060330 gene encoding RNA exonuclease 3-like isoform X3, with the protein product MVEPGSEVTEIPALVVTLIVGATIIVIVYISSLFKSQKDEEQKRSLEGEQSASGKQVHAHTQDVQHANGAGNARRKQQHKQQQQQMRNTGGASKQPTNFSHPLLMTQLKGHGGAVLDMDFSPNGRFLATCADDGASSGTSSGSEGNKENTPSKTVGLSRRQKKNYRGRREDSSSPGTTVKKKSVTSGRLTKSLLNHDINKQYAKLCWKGVSGGDMTIIHHLKKHVLNPDDLLWMGYPVESSTYPGHAIVYKPALDYSKTIHNTHHYNRSKSPMKTAASEQSDQPIMGFDVNAREFVPKVVNYGTTLIKRNSDPDFKAQIPAATSPKKMCANECQAARKCVRCGKEYFVSQDGSYLTTEQCVYHWGKLRTQFDRNSLYECCKGEQNTKGCTTGKLHVWNGLHENCFNPVPGFVKTRPRKTPLPESLGLSVYAIDCEMCYTTQGFELARITVVSSDGRLVYDTYVRPENEVVDYNTRFSGITANEINKQGASKVLREVQNDLMGFIYADTILIGHGVENDLIALKMIHTTIIDTAYVFPHFFGLPYKRSLKSLVKFCLKREIQMEATGHDSFEDARSCLELMLWKLQEDHAQSSVLSANRL
- the LOC111060330 gene encoding RNA exonuclease 3-like isoform X4, yielding MAVSTFKKFRCDFRTHRRSVSAAHRSLEGEQSASGKQVHAHTQDVQHANGAGNARRKQQHKQQQQQMRNTGGASKQPTNFSHPLLMTQLKGHGGAVLDMDFSPNGRFLATCADDGASSGTSSGSEGNKENTPSKTVGLSRRQKKNYRGRREDSSSPGTTVKKKSVTSGRLTKSLLNHDINKQYAKLCWKGVSGGDMTIIHHLKKHVLNPDDLLWMGYPVESSTYPGHAIVYKPALDYSKTIHNTHHYNRSKSPMKTAASEQSDQPIMGFDVNAREFVPKVVNYGTTLIKRNSDPDFKAQIPAATSPKKMCANECQAARKCVRCGKEYFVSQDGSYLTTEQCVYHWGKLRTQFDRNSLYECCKGEQNTKGCTTGKLHVWNGLHENCFNPVPGFVKTRPRKTPLPESLGLSVYAIDCEMCYTTQGFELARITVVSSDGRLVYDTYVRPENEVVDYNTRFSGITANEINKQGASKVLREVQNDLMGFIYADTILIGHGVENDLIALKMIHTTIIDTAYVFPHFFGLPYKRSLKSLVKFCLKREIQMEATGHDSFEDARSCLELMLWKLQEDHAQSSVLSANRL
- the LOC111060330 gene encoding uncharacterized protein LOC111060330 isoform X1; translation: MNPGSHGRRQPSGLVVYPVYVRSVNFVFLPPLQYAQQYVPQQYQQQFPQYDQAHEEFDQGQFDQSQQAGQFDQFAESSQFDQFDHNGLNDEAGSFEHFAQFGQHNPPSDFKLFVHPIQNEDSRRHSGSFEHFAQFGQHNPPSDFKLFVHPIQNEDSRRHSDFGIKRHRTKTYYRSGSLEGEQSASGKQVHAHTQDVQHANGAGNARRKQQHKQQQQQMRNTGGASKQPTNFSHPLLMTQLKGHGGAVLDMDFSPNGRFLATCADDGASSGTSSGSEGNKENTPSKTVGLSRRQKKNYRGRREDSSSPGTTVKKKSVTSGRLTKSLLNHDINKQYAKLCWKGVSGGDMTIIHHLKKHVLNPDDLLWMGYPVESSTYPGHAIVYKPALDYSKTIHNTHHYNRSKSPMKTAASEQSDQPIMGFDVNAREFVPKVVNYGTTLIKRNSDPDFKAQIPAATSPKKMCANECQAARKCVRCGKEYFVSQDGSYLTTEQCVYHWGKLRTQFDRNSLYECCKGEQNTKGCTTGKLHVWNGLHENCFNPVPGFVKTRPRKTPLPESLGLSVYAIDCEMCYTTQGFELARITVVSSDGRLVYDTYVRPENEVVDYNTRFSGITANEINKQGASKVLREVQNDLMGFIYADTILIGHGVENDLIALKMIHTTIIDTAYVFPHFFGLPYKRSLKSLVKFCLKREIQMEATGHDSFEDARSCLELMLWKLQEDHAQSSVLSANRL
- the LOC111060330 gene encoding uncharacterized protein LOC111060330 isoform X2; this translates as MNPGSHGRRQPSGLVVYPVYVRSVNFVFLPPLQYAQQYVPQQYQQQFPQYDQAHEEFDQGQFDQSQQAGQFDQFAESSQFDQFDHNGLNDEAGSFEHFAQFGQHNPPSDFKLFVHPIQNEDSRRHSDFGIKRHRTKTYYRSGSLEGEQSASGKQVHAHTQDVQHANGAGNARRKQQHKQQQQQMRNTGGASKQPTNFSHPLLMTQLKGHGGAVLDMDFSPNGRFLATCADDGASSGTSSGSEGNKENTPSKTVGLSRRQKKNYRGRREDSSSPGTTVKKKSVTSGRLTKSLLNHDINKQYAKLCWKGVSGGDMTIIHHLKKHVLNPDDLLWMGYPVESSTYPGHAIVYKPALDYSKTIHNTHHYNRSKSPMKTAASEQSDQPIMGFDVNAREFVPKVVNYGTTLIKRNSDPDFKAQIPAATSPKKMCANECQAARKCVRCGKEYFVSQDGSYLTTEQCVYHWGKLRTQFDRNSLYECCKGEQNTKGCTTGKLHVWNGLHENCFNPVPGFVKTRPRKTPLPESLGLSVYAIDCEMCYTTQGFELARITVVSSDGRLVYDTYVRPENEVVDYNTRFSGITANEINKQGASKVLREVQNDLMGFIYADTILIGHGVENDLIALKMIHTTIIDTAYVFPHFFGLPYKRSLKSLVKFCLKREIQMEATGHDSFEDARSCLELMLWKLQEDHAQSSVLSANRL